A window of the Dictyostelium discoideum AX4 chromosome 4 chromosome, whole genome shotgun sequence genome harbors these coding sequences:
- a CDS encoding protein phosphatase: MNTSTFNLDHCIEKLQKCEILPESTIKEITDKMKELLISESNVQEIRSPVTVVGDVHGQFYDVLEIFKIGGQCPDTNYLFLGDYVDRGYHSVETISLLTCLKLRYPSRITLLRGNHESRQITQVYGFYGECMRKYGNPTVWKYFTEMFDYLSVAAIIDEAIYCVHGGLSPSALSIDQIKVLDRFQEVPNEGALSDILWSDPDPDREGFVESQRGAGYSYGKDVTLRFLQNNKMQHIIRAHQLCMDGYQTLFDNKLSTVWSAPNYCNRCGNMASIVEVNEKLERYFNTYAAAPQSLSNKPTLDTNKELPDYFL; this comes from the exons ATGAATAcatcaacatttaatttGGATCATTGTATTGAAAAACTACAAAAATGTGAGATTTTACCagaatcaacaattaaagagATCACCGATAAAATGAAGGAGTTATTAATAAGTGAATCAAATGTTCAAGAAATCAGATCCCCTGTTACCGTTGTAGGTGATGTTCATGg tcAATTTTATGATGTTTTagaaatattcaaaattggTGGTCAATGTCCAGATACAAACTACTTATTTTTAGGTGACTATGTTGATAGAGGTTATCACAGTGTAGAAACTATATCACTCTTAACTTGTTTGAAATTAAG atatccATCACGTATTACACTTTTAAGAGGTAATCATGAATCTAGACAAATTACACAAGTTTATGGTTTTTATGGAGAATGTATGAGAAAATATGGTAACCCAACAGTTTGGAAATACTTTACAGAGatgtttgattatttatcaGTTGCAGCAATCATTGATGAAGCAATCTATTGTGTACATGGTGGTTTATCACCATCTGctttatcaattgatcaAATTAAAGTTTTGGATAGATTCCAAGAAGTACCAAATGAAGGTGCTTTAAGTGATATCCTTTGGAGTg acCCAGATCCAGATAGAGAAGGATTTGTTGAAAGTCAAAGAGGAGCAGGTTATAGTTATGGTAAAGATGTTACACTAAGATTcttacaaaataataaaatgcaACATATCATTAGAGCACATCAATTGTGTATGGATGGTTATCAaacattatttgataataaactTTCAACAGTTTGGTCCGCTCCAAACTATTGTAATAGATGTGGTAATATGGCTTCAATTGTAGAGGTCAATGAAAAATTGGAAAGATATTTTAACACCTATGCTGCTGCTCCACAaagtttatcaaataaaccaACTTTAGAtacaaataaagaattacCTGATTATTTCTTGtaa